Proteins from a genomic interval of Echeneis naucrates chromosome 21, fEcheNa1.1, whole genome shotgun sequence:
- the col4a2 gene encoding collagen alpha-2(IV) chain isoform X2: protein MQGPWTLRLLLLGLCVAFLASGVRAGGKKHSGPCGGRDCSGDCKCFPEKGARGHPGPVGPQGPQGPPGRPGDPGIQGPKGHKGDLGRGGIIGPKGSVGMTGVPGFSGSDGIPGHPGQAGPRGKPGADGCNGTQGEPGFQGKSGYNGAPGFTGQPGRKGEKGDSLELSVYMERFRGDPGTPGGHGIFGPPGQPGWPGNRGFQGPKGPPGPPGPRGQKGTMTKLIKGAKGERGDTGLPGPPGNATYEHSGPLPGTPAPPGPPGVKGLKGEIGDLADNKGEVGVMGFTGSLGPPGADGRPGPRGDPGDPGPTGRDGPKGVRGDPGDLITSQPTWPWSSEGGPPGLPGEQGPQGGRGPVGDQGYPGPPGLPASHSQQQLWDFFAPFGVKGEKGEKGQLGEAGQPAVTAGPPGTIGRPGAMGPPGPKGTWSEFFMGAPGGRGRPGNAGLKGQKGDNGQCECTTVDSPLGLPGPTGAHGDAGMMGEFGQEGDVGDPGIPGDDGFPGFPGPDGRTGPRGLKGNTTIITEKGYSGDPGIPGQDGDTGAPGAPGLSGLPGFPGSQGPPGERPPGEHGDKGFPGPPGRPGAAGLRGEPGAVLGALKGQRGLPGDDGVLGYPGVPGAPGSPGPCSAVPGPPGAPGFPGPSGPPGFPGPLGQNGLQGSYGITGEKGEIGDQGIGGPPGPPGFAGPRGELGFPGRKGSVGVAGLPGVPGRNGGQGEKGFHGEVLGASPGPPGDPGLPGLQGNKGQSGDPGEPGYPGMVGMPGMIGFKGDAGPAGLQGEKGRPGPAGKYGFPGDPGHVGSPGPHGTAGLPGFPGERGTEGDPGPPGPAGLKGVPGGYGVDGVNGEHGPTGDPGFQGADGRAGVPGMKGYKGSPGMEGFQGPRGDLGVPGQTGIKGDFGVPGQVGPKGSVGKRGEKGARGIDGPPGEKPHFKKMIQIKGAKGERGNPGTQGFTGPRGSKGLPGVPGSEGFHGTPGDPSNEKGHHGDQGAQGLPGIKGMPGLTGNRGISGFQGMPGNKGIKGSPGAYGASGDTGRKGVKGDKGPRIDIPGSTGYRGEEGFQGELGQKGLLGLPGDRGTTGFDGIAGKPGYTGDPGIFGYPGSDGQKGSPGIQGEKGFPGIPGNQGHSGFPGFSGNKGFPGLKGLYGLHGLKGQKGIQGTPGLDIIGPAGDPGTKGEKGEIGDPNDQSGFPGTEGVKGFQGPIGDPGQPGPPGFRGSIGPDGTPDKQGASGDHGYIGVKGYHGFPGPRGYPGVNAPPGEKGPMGFNGFPGVPGRKGFKGDQGLFGQRGPNGVSGKKGVKGEQGLMGVPGFIGVKGERGPAGPKGNAGIPGFPGFPGNQGPAPLPIHIPAERGNAGPRGIQGPKGRAGEPGPEGPPGDPGFMGPLGLKGMPGISGTPGIPGFRGEVGKIGHPGLQGMEGHRGNPGIPGLPGMPGRSVSVGYLLVKHSQSEQTPMCPVGMNKLWGGYSLLYLEGQEKAHNQDLGLAGSCLPRFSTMPFLYCNPGDICYYASRNDKSYWLSTTAPLPMMPVEEGEIKPYISRCSVCEAPSVAIAIHSQDITIPQCPAGWRSLWIGYSFLMHTAAGNEGGGQSLSSPGSCLEDFRTTPFIECNGAKGTCHYFANKHSFWLTSVDQSFHTEPAAETLKAGQLLSRISRCQVCMKNL, encoded by the exons GGTCACCCTGGTCCTGTAGGTCCACAGGGCCCACAGGGGCCTCCAGGAAGACCAGGTGATCCAGGTATCCAAGGACCAAAGGGGCACAAAGGCGACCTAGGCCGTGGTGGCATCATAGGTCCTAAAGGAAGTGTG GGAATGACAGGAGTTCCTGGGTTTTCTGGAAGCGATGGCATACCT GGCCATCCAGGGCAGGCTGGGCCCAGGGGGAAGCCCGGTGCAGATGGCTGTAATGGGACGCAGGGAGAACCAGGGTTCCAGGGAAAATCTGGCTATAATGGTGCTCCTGGTTTTACT GGACAACCAGGCAGGAAGGGAGAGAAGGGCGACTCCCTGGAGCTGAGTGTGTACATGGAGCGTTTCCGG GGTGATCCAGGCACACCAGGGGGCCATGGAATATTT gGGCCTCCAGGACAACCAGGATGGCCAGGTAACCGAGGCTTCCAAGGACCaaag GGTCCCCCAGGGCCTCCAGGTCCTCGAGGACAAAAG GGCACTATGACCAAACTGATTAAGGGAGCCAAAGGAGAACGG GGGGACACTGGACTACCTGGGCCCCCAGGAAACGCTACTTATGAACACAGTGGACCTCTCCCTGGAACCCCGGCACCACCG gggccTCCTGGTGTAAAAGGTCTAAAAGGAGAAATAGGAGATCTG GCAGACAACAAAGGAGAAGTTGGTGTAATGGGATTCACTGGATCACTG GGTCCACCTGGTGCTGATGGGAGACCTGGACCACGG GGGGATCCTGGTGACCCGGGGCCAACCGGCAGAGATGGACCTAAG GGAGTCAGAGGTGACCCAGGGGACCTGATCACTTCTCAACCCACTTGGCCTTGGTCTTCAGAAG GTGGTCCTCCTGGCCTTCCCGGTGAGCAGGGCCCACAAGGAGGGAGGGGCCCAGTTGGAGATCAAGGCTACCCTGGTCCCCCAGGACTTCCTGCCTCTCATTCACAGCAACAGC TGTGGGACTTCTTCGCGCCATTTGGTGTAAagggggagaaaggagagaagggcCAATTAGGAGAAGCAGGGCAGCCTGCTGTCACTGCAGGGCCCCCAGGCACTATAGGGCGCCCAGGGGCCATGGGTCCTCCAGGACCTAAAGGAACAt GGTCAGAGTTCTTCATGGGTGCTCCAGGCGGCAGAGGAAGACCTGGAAATGCTGGATTAAAAGGACAAAAAG GTGATAATGGACAGTGTGAGTGCACCACTGTAGACTCTCCGCTGGGATTACCTGGTCCCACTGGGGCTCATGGTGATGCAGGGATGATGGGAGAATTTGGTCAGGAGGGTGATGTCGGAGACCCTGGTATCCCAGGAGACGACGGGTTCCCT GGCTTTCCTGGACCTGATGGAAGAACAGGCCCAAGAGGTCTAAAAGGGAACACAACCATAATCACAGAGAAAG GATATTCAGGGGATCCAGGAATCCCAGGACAAGATGGTGACACAGGAGCACCGGGTGCTCCAGGCCTGAGCGGTTTGCCCGGTTTCCCTGGGAGCCAAGGTCCTCCA GGAGAACGTCCGCCAGGAGAACACGGAGACAAAGGTTTCCCAGGTCCACCTGGTCGACCTGGTGCAGCTGGACTCAGGGGAGAACCTGGTGCAGTCCTTGGGGCCCTCAAAGGCCAACGTGGTTTACCTGGTGATGATGGCGTACTAGGCTATCCTGGAGTCCCAGGAGCACCTGGAAGCCCAG gtcCTTGTAGTGCAGTTCCAGGACCTCCTGGGGCACCTGGATTTCCGGGACCAAGTGGACCACCAGGTTTCCCCG GTCCTCTGGGCCAAAATGGTCTTCAGGGTTCTTATGGAATTActggagagaaaggagaaatagGAGATCAAGGTATAGGTGGCCCTCCTGGACCACCAG GTTTTGCTGGGCCCCGAGGAGAGCTAGGCTTTCCGGGAAGAAAAGGTTCAGTCGGAGTGGCTGGTCTGCCTGGTGTTCCTGGCCGGAATGGGGGACAAGGTGAGAAAGGTTTTCATGGAGAAGTCTTAGGGGCCTCACCTGGACCCCCCGGTGACCCAGGGCTGCCAGGGCTGCAAGGGAATAAAGGCCAGTCTGGGGATCCAGGAGAACCAGGCTATCCAG GAATGGTCGGCATGCCTGGTATGATTGGCTTCAAAGGTGATGCTGGCCCTGCAGGCCTGCAAGGGGAGAAAGGTAGGCCTGGGCCAGCTGGCAAGTACGGCTTTCCCGGTGACCCTGGGCACGTAGGTTCACCCGGGCCCCATGGTACCGCTGGACTGCCAG GTTTCCCTGGAGAGAGGGGAACTGAGGGAGATCCAGGCCCTCCAGGTCCAGCTGGATTAAAAGGGGTCCCTGGTGGCTACGGTGTGGATGGTGTCAATGGTGAGCACGGCCCAACAGGTGACCCAGGATTTCAAGGAGCAGATGGGCGTGCAGGAGTCCCAGGAATGAAAG gATACAAAGGTTCTCCAGGTATGGAAGGTTTTCAGGGACCCAGGGGTGATCTTGGGGTGCCGGGCCAAACTGGGATTAAAGGGGATTTTGGAGTGCCTGGCCAAGTTGGACCAAAGGGATCGGTAGGcaaaaggggagagaaag GCGCGCGTGGTATTGATGGGCCTCCCGGGGAGAAgcctcattttaaaaaaatgattcaaataAAAGGGGCCAAGGGAGAGCGAGGAAATCCAGGGACGCAGGGTTTCACCGGGCCAAGAG GCTCTAAGGGTTTGCCTGGTGTGCCTGGCAGTGAAGGATTTCACGGTACTCCTGGAGACCCCAGCAATGAAAAAGGACACCATGGAGATCAAGGTGCACAGGGGCTGCCAGGGATAAAAGGAATGCCAGGCCTAACTGGAAATCGGGGAATTAGTGGTTTTCAAGGAATGCCTGGCAACAAG GGCATTAAAGGAAGTCCTGGTGCTTATGGTGCATCTGGAGACACCGGAAGGAAGGGAGTCAAAG GTGATAAAGGCCCTCGTATAGATATTCCAGGATCTACGGGATATAGAGGAGAGGAGGGCTTTCAAGGAGAGCTTG GCCAAAAAGGATTACTTGGATTGCCTGGGGACAGGGGTACCACTGGTTTTGATGGTATTGCAGGAAAACCAGGATATACAGGAGATCCTGGAATATTTGGATACCCAG gCTCAGATGGCCAGAAAGGAAGTCCTGGTATCCAAGGTGAAAAAGGCTTTCCTGGAATTCCTGGAAACCAAGGACATTCAGGTTTTCCTGGCTTCTCAGGAAACAAAG GTTTCCCCGGCCTGAAGGGTCTTTATGGACTACATGGACTGAAAGGACAAAAGGGTATCCAAGGAACACCAG GTCTAGATATCATTGGACCAGCTGGCGATCCTGGAaccaaaggagaaaaaggagagattGGTGACCCCAACGACCAGTCTGGTTTTCCAGGCACAGAGGGCGTGAAAGGCTTCCAGGGACCCATCG GTGACCCTGGCCAACCTGGACCACCAGGATTTCGTGGCTCCATAGGGCCAGATGGAACTCCAGACAAACAAGGAGCCAGTGGAGACCATGGCTATATAGGAGTTAAAGGATACCATG GTTTTCCTGGACCCAGAGGATATCCTGGCGTGAATGCTCCTCCTGGTGAGAAGGGTCCAATGGGATTTAATGGATTTCCTGGAGTCCCTGGCAGGAAGGGATTCAAAGGAGATCAAGGTTTATTTGGACAAAGGGGCCCTAATGGTGTTTCTGGGAAGAAAG GAGTGAAAGGAGAGCAAGGATTGATGGGCGTTCCAGgttttattggtgtgaagggTGAAAGAGGACCAGCTGGTCCAAAAGGAAATGCAGGGATCCCAG GTTTTCCTGGCTTCCCAGGAAACCAGggtcctgctcctcttcctaTCCATATCCCAGCAGAGCGAGGAAATGCAGGGCCACGTGGTATCCAGGGACCAAAGGGAAGAGCAGGGGAACCAGGGCCAGAGGGTCCCCCAGGGGATCCGG GTTTCATGGGACCCCTCGGACTGAAGGGCATGCCGGGAATCAGTGGGACACCAGGAATTCCTGGATTCCGTGGAGAGGTTGGAAAAATCGGCCACCCTGGTCTGCAAGGCATGGAAG GTCACCGTGGCAACCCTGGGATCCCTGGGTTACCTGGTATGCCTGGCCGCAGCGTCAGCGTAGGCTACCTGTTGGTgaaacacagtcagtcagagcAGACGCCCATGTGTCCCGTGGGGATGAATAAACTGTGGGGAGGCTACAGTCTGCTGTACCTTGAAGGCCAGGAAAAGGCCCACAACCAGGATCTTG GTTTGGCTGGCTCCTGCCTCCCACGGTTCAGCACCATGCCCTTCCTCTACTGCAATCCTGGAGACATTTGTTACTATGCCAGCAGAAATGATAAATCCTACTGGTTGTCAACAACGGCTCCTCTTCCCATGATGCCAGTAGAGGAGGGAGAGATCAAACCATACATTAGCCGCTGCTCGGTATGCGAAGCGCCTTCTGTTGCCATCGCTATCCACAGCCAGGACATCACCATCCCACAGTGTCCTGCGGGCTGGCGCAGCCTTTGGATTGGCTACTCCTTCCTCATG CatacagcagcaggaaatgaagGTGGAGGTCAATCCTTGTCATCCCCCGGCTCCTGCCTTGAAGACTTCCGCACAACACCATTCATTGAGTGCAATGGGGCCAAAGGTACATGCCACTACTTCGCTAACAAGCACAGCTTCTGGCTAACATCCGTAGATCAGTCTTTCCACACTGAGCCGGCAGCAGAGACGCTCAAAGCAGGCCAGCTCCTGTCCCGCATCAGCCGCTGCCAGGTCTGCATGAAGAATTTGTGA
- the col4a2 gene encoding collagen alpha-2(IV) chain isoform X1, which yields MQGPWTLRLLLLGLCVAFLASGVRAGGKKHSGPCGGRDCSGDCKCFPEKGARGHPGPVGPQGPQGPPGRPGDPGIQGPKGHKGDLGRGGIIGPKGSVGMTGVPGFSGSDGIPGHPGQAGPRGKPGADGCNGTQGEPGFQGKSGYNGAPGFTGQPGRKGEKGDSLELSVYMERFRGDPGTPGGHGIFGPPGQPGWPGNRGFQGPKGPPGPPGPRGQKGTMTKLIKGAKGERGDTGLPGPPGNATYEHSGPLPGTPAPPGPPGVKGLKGEIGDLADNKGEVGVMGFTGSLGPPGADGRPGPRGDPGDPGPTGRDGPKGVRGDPGDLITSQPTWPWSSEGGPPGLPGEQGPQGGRGPVGDQGYPGPPGLPASHSQQQLWDFFAPFGVKGEKGEKGQLGEAGQPAVTAGPPGTIGRPGAMGPPGPKGTWSEFFMGAPGGRGRPGNAGLKGQKGDNGQCECTTVDSPLGLPGPTGAHGDAGMMGEFGQEGDVGDPGIPGDDGFPGFPGPDGRTGPRGLKGNTTIITEKGYSGDPGIPGQDGDTGAPGAPGLSGLPGFPGSQGPPGERPPGEHGDKGFPGPPGRPGAAGLRGEPGAVLGALKGQRGLPGDDGVLGYPGVPGAPGSPGGCSPTGDGGQVDVTGPCSAVPGPPGAPGFPGPSGPPGFPGPLGQNGLQGSYGITGEKGEIGDQGIGGPPGPPGFAGPRGELGFPGRKGSVGVAGLPGVPGRNGGQGEKGFHGEVLGASPGPPGDPGLPGLQGNKGQSGDPGEPGYPGMVGMPGMIGFKGDAGPAGLQGEKGRPGPAGKYGFPGDPGHVGSPGPHGTAGLPGFPGERGTEGDPGPPGPAGLKGVPGGYGVDGVNGEHGPTGDPGFQGADGRAGVPGMKGYKGSPGMEGFQGPRGDLGVPGQTGIKGDFGVPGQVGPKGSVGKRGEKGARGIDGPPGEKPHFKKMIQIKGAKGERGNPGTQGFTGPRGSKGLPGVPGSEGFHGTPGDPSNEKGHHGDQGAQGLPGIKGMPGLTGNRGISGFQGMPGNKGIKGSPGAYGASGDTGRKGVKGDKGPRIDIPGSTGYRGEEGFQGELGQKGLLGLPGDRGTTGFDGIAGKPGYTGDPGIFGYPGSDGQKGSPGIQGEKGFPGIPGNQGHSGFPGFSGNKGFPGLKGLYGLHGLKGQKGIQGTPGLDIIGPAGDPGTKGEKGEIGDPNDQSGFPGTEGVKGFQGPIGDPGQPGPPGFRGSIGPDGTPDKQGASGDHGYIGVKGYHGFPGPRGYPGVNAPPGEKGPMGFNGFPGVPGRKGFKGDQGLFGQRGPNGVSGKKGVKGEQGLMGVPGFIGVKGERGPAGPKGNAGIPGFPGFPGNQGPAPLPIHIPAERGNAGPRGIQGPKGRAGEPGPEGPPGDPGFMGPLGLKGMPGISGTPGIPGFRGEVGKIGHPGLQGMEGHRGNPGIPGLPGMPGRSVSVGYLLVKHSQSEQTPMCPVGMNKLWGGYSLLYLEGQEKAHNQDLGLAGSCLPRFSTMPFLYCNPGDICYYASRNDKSYWLSTTAPLPMMPVEEGEIKPYISRCSVCEAPSVAIAIHSQDITIPQCPAGWRSLWIGYSFLMHTAAGNEGGGQSLSSPGSCLEDFRTTPFIECNGAKGTCHYFANKHSFWLTSVDQSFHTEPAAETLKAGQLLSRISRCQVCMKNL from the exons GGTCACCCTGGTCCTGTAGGTCCACAGGGCCCACAGGGGCCTCCAGGAAGACCAGGTGATCCAGGTATCCAAGGACCAAAGGGGCACAAAGGCGACCTAGGCCGTGGTGGCATCATAGGTCCTAAAGGAAGTGTG GGAATGACAGGAGTTCCTGGGTTTTCTGGAAGCGATGGCATACCT GGCCATCCAGGGCAGGCTGGGCCCAGGGGGAAGCCCGGTGCAGATGGCTGTAATGGGACGCAGGGAGAACCAGGGTTCCAGGGAAAATCTGGCTATAATGGTGCTCCTGGTTTTACT GGACAACCAGGCAGGAAGGGAGAGAAGGGCGACTCCCTGGAGCTGAGTGTGTACATGGAGCGTTTCCGG GGTGATCCAGGCACACCAGGGGGCCATGGAATATTT gGGCCTCCAGGACAACCAGGATGGCCAGGTAACCGAGGCTTCCAAGGACCaaag GGTCCCCCAGGGCCTCCAGGTCCTCGAGGACAAAAG GGCACTATGACCAAACTGATTAAGGGAGCCAAAGGAGAACGG GGGGACACTGGACTACCTGGGCCCCCAGGAAACGCTACTTATGAACACAGTGGACCTCTCCCTGGAACCCCGGCACCACCG gggccTCCTGGTGTAAAAGGTCTAAAAGGAGAAATAGGAGATCTG GCAGACAACAAAGGAGAAGTTGGTGTAATGGGATTCACTGGATCACTG GGTCCACCTGGTGCTGATGGGAGACCTGGACCACGG GGGGATCCTGGTGACCCGGGGCCAACCGGCAGAGATGGACCTAAG GGAGTCAGAGGTGACCCAGGGGACCTGATCACTTCTCAACCCACTTGGCCTTGGTCTTCAGAAG GTGGTCCTCCTGGCCTTCCCGGTGAGCAGGGCCCACAAGGAGGGAGGGGCCCAGTTGGAGATCAAGGCTACCCTGGTCCCCCAGGACTTCCTGCCTCTCATTCACAGCAACAGC TGTGGGACTTCTTCGCGCCATTTGGTGTAAagggggagaaaggagagaagggcCAATTAGGAGAAGCAGGGCAGCCTGCTGTCACTGCAGGGCCCCCAGGCACTATAGGGCGCCCAGGGGCCATGGGTCCTCCAGGACCTAAAGGAACAt GGTCAGAGTTCTTCATGGGTGCTCCAGGCGGCAGAGGAAGACCTGGAAATGCTGGATTAAAAGGACAAAAAG GTGATAATGGACAGTGTGAGTGCACCACTGTAGACTCTCCGCTGGGATTACCTGGTCCCACTGGGGCTCATGGTGATGCAGGGATGATGGGAGAATTTGGTCAGGAGGGTGATGTCGGAGACCCTGGTATCCCAGGAGACGACGGGTTCCCT GGCTTTCCTGGACCTGATGGAAGAACAGGCCCAAGAGGTCTAAAAGGGAACACAACCATAATCACAGAGAAAG GATATTCAGGGGATCCAGGAATCCCAGGACAAGATGGTGACACAGGAGCACCGGGTGCTCCAGGCCTGAGCGGTTTGCCCGGTTTCCCTGGGAGCCAAGGTCCTCCA GGAGAACGTCCGCCAGGAGAACACGGAGACAAAGGTTTCCCAGGTCCACCTGGTCGACCTGGTGCAGCTGGACTCAGGGGAGAACCTGGTGCAGTCCTTGGGGCCCTCAAAGGCCAACGTGGTTTACCTGGTGATGATGGCGTACTAGGCTATCCTGGAGTCCCAGGAGCACCTGGAAGCCCAG GCGGCTGTAGTCCGACAGGAGATGGAGGACAGGTCGATGTAACAG gtcCTTGTAGTGCAGTTCCAGGACCTCCTGGGGCACCTGGATTTCCGGGACCAAGTGGACCACCAGGTTTCCCCG GTCCTCTGGGCCAAAATGGTCTTCAGGGTTCTTATGGAATTActggagagaaaggagaaatagGAGATCAAGGTATAGGTGGCCCTCCTGGACCACCAG GTTTTGCTGGGCCCCGAGGAGAGCTAGGCTTTCCGGGAAGAAAAGGTTCAGTCGGAGTGGCTGGTCTGCCTGGTGTTCCTGGCCGGAATGGGGGACAAGGTGAGAAAGGTTTTCATGGAGAAGTCTTAGGGGCCTCACCTGGACCCCCCGGTGACCCAGGGCTGCCAGGGCTGCAAGGGAATAAAGGCCAGTCTGGGGATCCAGGAGAACCAGGCTATCCAG GAATGGTCGGCATGCCTGGTATGATTGGCTTCAAAGGTGATGCTGGCCCTGCAGGCCTGCAAGGGGAGAAAGGTAGGCCTGGGCCAGCTGGCAAGTACGGCTTTCCCGGTGACCCTGGGCACGTAGGTTCACCCGGGCCCCATGGTACCGCTGGACTGCCAG GTTTCCCTGGAGAGAGGGGAACTGAGGGAGATCCAGGCCCTCCAGGTCCAGCTGGATTAAAAGGGGTCCCTGGTGGCTACGGTGTGGATGGTGTCAATGGTGAGCACGGCCCAACAGGTGACCCAGGATTTCAAGGAGCAGATGGGCGTGCAGGAGTCCCAGGAATGAAAG gATACAAAGGTTCTCCAGGTATGGAAGGTTTTCAGGGACCCAGGGGTGATCTTGGGGTGCCGGGCCAAACTGGGATTAAAGGGGATTTTGGAGTGCCTGGCCAAGTTGGACCAAAGGGATCGGTAGGcaaaaggggagagaaag GCGCGCGTGGTATTGATGGGCCTCCCGGGGAGAAgcctcattttaaaaaaatgattcaaataAAAGGGGCCAAGGGAGAGCGAGGAAATCCAGGGACGCAGGGTTTCACCGGGCCAAGAG GCTCTAAGGGTTTGCCTGGTGTGCCTGGCAGTGAAGGATTTCACGGTACTCCTGGAGACCCCAGCAATGAAAAAGGACACCATGGAGATCAAGGTGCACAGGGGCTGCCAGGGATAAAAGGAATGCCAGGCCTAACTGGAAATCGGGGAATTAGTGGTTTTCAAGGAATGCCTGGCAACAAG GGCATTAAAGGAAGTCCTGGTGCTTATGGTGCATCTGGAGACACCGGAAGGAAGGGAGTCAAAG GTGATAAAGGCCCTCGTATAGATATTCCAGGATCTACGGGATATAGAGGAGAGGAGGGCTTTCAAGGAGAGCTTG GCCAAAAAGGATTACTTGGATTGCCTGGGGACAGGGGTACCACTGGTTTTGATGGTATTGCAGGAAAACCAGGATATACAGGAGATCCTGGAATATTTGGATACCCAG gCTCAGATGGCCAGAAAGGAAGTCCTGGTATCCAAGGTGAAAAAGGCTTTCCTGGAATTCCTGGAAACCAAGGACATTCAGGTTTTCCTGGCTTCTCAGGAAACAAAG GTTTCCCCGGCCTGAAGGGTCTTTATGGACTACATGGACTGAAAGGACAAAAGGGTATCCAAGGAACACCAG GTCTAGATATCATTGGACCAGCTGGCGATCCTGGAaccaaaggagaaaaaggagagattGGTGACCCCAACGACCAGTCTGGTTTTCCAGGCACAGAGGGCGTGAAAGGCTTCCAGGGACCCATCG GTGACCCTGGCCAACCTGGACCACCAGGATTTCGTGGCTCCATAGGGCCAGATGGAACTCCAGACAAACAAGGAGCCAGTGGAGACCATGGCTATATAGGAGTTAAAGGATACCATG GTTTTCCTGGACCCAGAGGATATCCTGGCGTGAATGCTCCTCCTGGTGAGAAGGGTCCAATGGGATTTAATGGATTTCCTGGAGTCCCTGGCAGGAAGGGATTCAAAGGAGATCAAGGTTTATTTGGACAAAGGGGCCCTAATGGTGTTTCTGGGAAGAAAG GAGTGAAAGGAGAGCAAGGATTGATGGGCGTTCCAGgttttattggtgtgaagggTGAAAGAGGACCAGCTGGTCCAAAAGGAAATGCAGGGATCCCAG GTTTTCCTGGCTTCCCAGGAAACCAGggtcctgctcctcttcctaTCCATATCCCAGCAGAGCGAGGAAATGCAGGGCCACGTGGTATCCAGGGACCAAAGGGAAGAGCAGGGGAACCAGGGCCAGAGGGTCCCCCAGGGGATCCGG GTTTCATGGGACCCCTCGGACTGAAGGGCATGCCGGGAATCAGTGGGACACCAGGAATTCCTGGATTCCGTGGAGAGGTTGGAAAAATCGGCCACCCTGGTCTGCAAGGCATGGAAG GTCACCGTGGCAACCCTGGGATCCCTGGGTTACCTGGTATGCCTGGCCGCAGCGTCAGCGTAGGCTACCTGTTGGTgaaacacagtcagtcagagcAGACGCCCATGTGTCCCGTGGGGATGAATAAACTGTGGGGAGGCTACAGTCTGCTGTACCTTGAAGGCCAGGAAAAGGCCCACAACCAGGATCTTG GTTTGGCTGGCTCCTGCCTCCCACGGTTCAGCACCATGCCCTTCCTCTACTGCAATCCTGGAGACATTTGTTACTATGCCAGCAGAAATGATAAATCCTACTGGTTGTCAACAACGGCTCCTCTTCCCATGATGCCAGTAGAGGAGGGAGAGATCAAACCATACATTAGCCGCTGCTCGGTATGCGAAGCGCCTTCTGTTGCCATCGCTATCCACAGCCAGGACATCACCATCCCACAGTGTCCTGCGGGCTGGCGCAGCCTTTGGATTGGCTACTCCTTCCTCATG CatacagcagcaggaaatgaagGTGGAGGTCAATCCTTGTCATCCCCCGGCTCCTGCCTTGAAGACTTCCGCACAACACCATTCATTGAGTGCAATGGGGCCAAAGGTACATGCCACTACTTCGCTAACAAGCACAGCTTCTGGCTAACATCCGTAGATCAGTCTTTCCACACTGAGCCGGCAGCAGAGACGCTCAAAGCAGGCCAGCTCCTGTCCCGCATCAGCCGCTGCCAGGTCTGCATGAAGAATTTGTGA
- the rab20 gene encoding ras-related protein Rab-20, whose protein sequence is MPEVSKMKKPDVKVVLLGDMNVGKTSLLHRYTERKFKDTISTVGGAFFLKQWGPYNISIWDTAGREQFHGLGSMYCRGAAAVILTYDVTNWQSLAELEERFLSLTDTANHDCIYAVVGNKADLTDPKAHLSQDLDGVSQDQTECEEDRTEPQVLSACPTPPASPASLSGMILHKQVTHEDALALYGRILRYKGLEEKSSLPAEKMCFETSAKTGYNVDTLFETLFDLVLPSILRKRNENQESPTVDLEECRVASGKRTKSTCC, encoded by the exons ATGCCCGAGGTGTCGAAAATGAAGAAGCCCGACGTCAAAGTGGTTCTCCTGGGAGACATGAACGTGGGGAAGACGTCGCTGCTCCACAGGTACACGGAGCGGAAATTCAAAGACACCATCAGCACCGTCGGAGGGGCGTTTTTCCTCAAACAGTGGGGACCCTACAATATCTCCATATGGGACACTGCTg GTCGTGAACAGTTCCACGGTTTGGGGTCCATGTACTGTCGAGGCGCGGCTGCTGTCATACTCACTTATGACGTTACCAACTGGCAAAGCTTAGCCGAGCTGGAGGAGCGTTTCCTGTCCCTGACGGATACCGCTAACCATGACTGCATTTATGCTGTAGTGGGCAACAAGGCTGATCTCACAGACCCGAAGGCCCATCTGTCCCAAGACCTAGATGGAGTGTCTCAAGATCAAACTGAGTGTGAGGAAGACAGGACCGAACCGCAAGTACTGTCTGCCTGTCCGACACCCCCGGCCTCCCCTGCATCCCTCTCTGGGATGATCCTGCACAAACAAGTCACCCATGAGGATGCATTGGCTCTTTATGGGAGAATACTGCGCTATAAGGGCCTGGAGGAAAAGAGCAGCCTgcctgcagagaaaatgtgctTTGAAACAAGTGCCAAGACAGGCTACAATGTGGACACTTTATTTGAGACTCTCTTTGATCTGGTGCTACCTTCTATCCTGAGGAAGAGAAATGAGAACCAGGAGTCTCCAACAGTTGACCTGGAGGAGTGCAGGGTGGCCAGTGGCAAGCGGACCAAATCTACCTGCTGCTAG